In a single window of the Acyrthosiphon pisum isolate AL4f chromosome X, pea_aphid_22Mar2018_4r6ur, whole genome shotgun sequence genome:
- the LOC100163533 gene encoding hybrid signal transduction histidine kinase A → MQENKLSLAQINGRLSQLRDKRDELEEEKRALLNQSQATDDSMATSLVVPKTDSNCEPINNKTVVTNNINNAVVTNHRSTPLLQQQQQQQHLYRQQTTAVNAQSSAGSPAAGSGLSPLAQQSLMMHNSSTSNTGGSNQTLLVCSPATINAANNQNNNVTRSTMSLPASLSSTMTFTKFPTLYSSSTTHLLAPNVGTSNKMGRTPSPQPQNIQQQNYQQPQIVVPFPPYKPMNSGGSTTNNLNSTAPAPVVNSINQSLATGTNSNYPIENSNRRGNREDTTQSFNRNVWINNNCNNSNKNSQPNVSNYGSFYQPNSTSAVNYCVNNGILSSAPSLSSVNTVYSYSGPPPPPPPPPPRTESSNSVNLSVSTAGDHGAQQIPKPLSSHQHHQPHHHAHSHPPMYMSPGIRNQTSNHTYHPKPPHGVYPDDKLVPPPPSNFYQQQGNRNIHLSNTTTVTSQPHQMNQKPHNIGYPMRHPTAASPASQLSPAIIQSSQQHASYTVPTSSVTGYSNKPPATVVSTADMPRYQQQPPQTPMSRHE, encoded by the exons atgcaaGAAAACAAATTGTCATTAGCACAGATCAATGGCCGTTTATCTCAACTACGAGACAAACGTGATGAACTTGAAGAAGAAAAACGTGCACTATTGAATCAGTCACAAGCTACTGATGATAGTATGGCAACTTCTTTAGTAGTGCCTAAAACTGATTCTAATTG tGAACCTATAAACAATAAGACAGTAGTCACTAACAATATCAATAATGCTGTAGTTACAAATCATCGGTCAACCCCTTTacttcaacaacaacaacaacaacaacatttaTATAGACAACAAACTACAGCAGTAAATGCACAGTCTAGTGCAGGATCTCCTGCTGCAGGTAGCGGATTAAGTCCATTGGCACAACAGTCTTTGATGATGCACAATTCCAGTACCAGTAACACTGGAGGTAGTAACCAAACATTATTGGTTTGTTCGCCAGCCACAATTAATGCTGCAAACAATCAGAACAATAATGTGACTCGTTCTACTATGTCATTACCAGCTTCTTTATCTAGCACAATGACTTTTACAAAATTTCCGACGCTGTATAGCAGTAGTACCACTCATTTATTAGCGccg aatgtTGGAACCAGTAACAAAATGGGTAGAACGCCATCTCCCCAACCCCAAAATATACAGCAGCAAAACTATCAACAGCCACAAATTGTTGTACCTTTCCCTCCATATAAGCCAATGAATAGTGGTGGTAGCactactaataatttaaattctactGCTCCAGCTCCTGTAGTAAATAGCATAAATCAGTCATTAGCTACTGGAACCAATAGCAATTATCCTA ttgaaAATTCAAATAGACGTGGAAATAGAGAAGATACTACACAGTCATTTAATAGAAATGTTTGGATAAACAACAACTGCAACAATAGTAACA aaaactcACAGCCTAATGTCAGCAACTATGGATCATTCTACCAACCTAATTCTACTTCTGCAGTTAATTACTGTGTCAATAATGGCATTTTATCTTCAGCCCCATCATTATCCTCTGTAAATACAGTATATAGTTATTCTGggccaccaccgccaccacctcCGCCACCGCCACGAACAGAATCATCTAATAGTGTTAATTTAAGTGTGAGTACAGCTGGTGATCATGGAGCTCAGCAAATACCAAAGCCTCTGTCTTCTCATCAACACCACCAACCTCATCACCATGCACACTCCCATCCACCTATGTACATGAGCCCAGGCATTCGAAACCAAACTAGTAATCACACAT ATCACCCTAAACCACCTCATGGTGTCTACCCGGATGATAAGTTAGTACCTCCTCCGCCATCTAATTTTTATCAACAGCAAGGCAATAGAAATATTCATTTGTCAAATACTACAACAGTTACGTCACAACCACATCAGATG AATCAAAAACCGCACAATATTGGTTATCCTATGCGACACCCCACAGCTGCATCTCCAGCTTCCCAACTCTCTCCAGCAATTATTCAGTCGTCTCAACAACAC gcCTCATATACTGTTCCGACAAGTTCAGTCACAGGGTATTCAAATAAACCACCTGCCACTGTTGTTTCAACTGCCGATATGCCTAGATATCAACAACAACCACCGCAAACGCCAATGTCTAGACACGAATAA
- the LOC100162147 gene encoding glucosamine-6-phosphate N-acetyltransferase-like, whose product MAVDYLFDPRTLAAATAADDTARPDQLSVDDGNCKYRLRPLCLTDFERGYVDLLSQLTVTGSVTQQMYSNTFEVMKNNSGTYYIIVVEDTEENCIVASGSLTIEKKFIHLCGQRGRIEDIVVNSNCRGQRFGKIVVQRLIALSRVLNCYKISLECKDSNVNWYSSMGFVKEPGNSNYMQIKFEKPSH is encoded by the exons ATGGCCGTAGACTACCTGTTCGATCCGCGAACGCTGGcagccgccaccgccgccgacgaCACGGCTCGACCCGACCAACTGTCGGTTGACGACGGTAACTGCAAATACCGATTGAGGCCCCTGTGCTTGACGGACTTCGAACGTG GATACGTGGACTTGTTGTCTCAACTGACCGTGACGGGAAGCGTCACTCAGCAGATGTATTCGA ACACTTTTGAAGTGATGAAGAACAACAGcggtacatattacataatcgTTGTCGAGGATACTGAGGAAAACTGCATAGTGGCGTCCGGTTCCCtgactattgaaaaaaaattcatacacCTCTGTGGACAA CGCGGTAGAATTGAAGACATTGTTGTCAACTCTAACTGCAGAGGACAAcgatttggaaaaat TGTTGTTCAACGTCTGATTGCTCTGTCACGTGTCCTAAATTGTTACAAGATTTCATTGGAGTGTAAAGATAGTAATGTTAATTGGTATAGCTCAATGGGTTTTGTGAAAGAACCGGGAAACTCAAATTACATGCAGATTAAGTTTGAGAAACCATCGCATTAA
- the LOC100160097 gene encoding alpha-tocopherol transfer protein-like isoform X3, whose translation MRCEAFLSDLDKLPCMQIGEFKLRLELDDDLSPELLEVAVKELRETPEQQEKSIAELKELLKKDSDLKAPIDNRAWLIRFLRPTKYYPESAYKLIKQYYQFKVKHSNIYDGLSPKTEKNIFDHDILHVLPKRDQGGRRILVIELGKKWKHKKCTLDEVYKGAVIFLEAAIMEPATQVAGAQVVFDMDGLSLQQTWQFSPPFAKRIVDWLQDAVPARVKGIHIVNQPILFNVVFNFFKPFLREKLRSRIVFHGTDRESLHKHLYQPCLPECYGGTLDVPRITGPQWHELLVTVEKEFDVLNNYGYGK comes from the exons ATGA GATGCGAGGCATTTTTATCGGATTTGGATAAATTGCCGTGCATGCAAATTGGGGAATTCAAGCTCCGTTTAGAACTGGACGACGACTTGTCACCAGAGTTGTTGGAAGTGGCTGTCAAAGAACTCAGAGAAACTCCCGAGCAGCAAGAAAAATCGATCGCTGAACTGAAAGAATTACTCAAAA aggaCAGTGATCTAAAAGCGCCCATAGACAACAGAGCGTGGCTTATTCGCTTTCTTCGTCCAACGAAATACTATCCGGAGAGCGCATACAAGCTG ATCAAACAATACTATCAATTCAAAGTGAAACACTCGAATATATACGATGGCCTATCGCCCAAGACTGAGAAAAACATTTTCGATCACGACATACTACATGTATTACCTAAACGTGACCAAGGCGGCCGCAGGATTTTAGTCATCGAATTAGGAA AGAAATGGAAGCACAAGAAGTGCACGTTGGACGAAGTGTACAAGGGAGCTGTGATATTCCTCGAAGCAGCCATAATGGAACCAGCCACCCAAGTAGCCGGAGCCCAAGTCGTTTTTGACATGGACGGTTTGTCATTGCAACAGACTTGGCAGTTTAGCCCACCGTTCGCCAAGAGGATTGTCGACTGGCTTCAA GACGCTGTTCCTGCGCGAGTCAAAGGAATCCACATTGTCAACCAACCGATTCTGTTCAACGTCGTCTTCAATTTCTTCAAACCATTCCTGAGGGAAAAATTACGGTCGAGG ATTGTCTTCCACGGTACCGACAGGGAGTCTTTGCACAAACACTTATACCAACCATGTCTACCGGAATGCTACGGTGGCACTTTGGACGTACCTCGTATTACCGGACCTCAGTGGCATGAACTACTGGTAACAGTAGAAAAAGAATTTGACG tattaaacAATTACGGTTATGGAAAATGA
- the LOC100160097 gene encoding alpha-tocopherol transfer protein-like isoform X1 → MISLEKIPSGCEAFLSDLDKLPCMQIGEFKLRLELDDDLSPELLEVAVKELRETPEQQEKSIAELKELLKKDSDLKAPIDNRAWLIRFLRPTKYYPESAYKLIKQYYQFKVKHSNIYDGLSPKTEKNIFDHDILHVLPKRDQGGRRILVIELGKKWKHKKCTLDEVYKGAVIFLEAAIMEPATQVAGAQVVFDMDGLSLQQTWQFSPPFAKRIVDWLQDAVPARVKGIHIVNQPILFNVVFNFFKPFLREKLRSRIVFHGTDRESLHKHLYQPCLPECYGGTLDVPRITGPQWHELLVTVEKEFDVLNNYGYGK, encoded by the exons GATGCGAGGCATTTTTATCGGATTTGGATAAATTGCCGTGCATGCAAATTGGGGAATTCAAGCTCCGTTTAGAACTGGACGACGACTTGTCACCAGAGTTGTTGGAAGTGGCTGTCAAAGAACTCAGAGAAACTCCCGAGCAGCAAGAAAAATCGATCGCTGAACTGAAAGAATTACTCAAAA aggaCAGTGATCTAAAAGCGCCCATAGACAACAGAGCGTGGCTTATTCGCTTTCTTCGTCCAACGAAATACTATCCGGAGAGCGCATACAAGCTG ATCAAACAATACTATCAATTCAAAGTGAAACACTCGAATATATACGATGGCCTATCGCCCAAGACTGAGAAAAACATTTTCGATCACGACATACTACATGTATTACCTAAACGTGACCAAGGCGGCCGCAGGATTTTAGTCATCGAATTAGGAA AGAAATGGAAGCACAAGAAGTGCACGTTGGACGAAGTGTACAAGGGAGCTGTGATATTCCTCGAAGCAGCCATAATGGAACCAGCCACCCAAGTAGCCGGAGCCCAAGTCGTTTTTGACATGGACGGTTTGTCATTGCAACAGACTTGGCAGTTTAGCCCACCGTTCGCCAAGAGGATTGTCGACTGGCTTCAA GACGCTGTTCCTGCGCGAGTCAAAGGAATCCACATTGTCAACCAACCGATTCTGTTCAACGTCGTCTTCAATTTCTTCAAACCATTCCTGAGGGAAAAATTACGGTCGAGG ATTGTCTTCCACGGTACCGACAGGGAGTCTTTGCACAAACACTTATACCAACCATGTCTACCGGAATGCTACGGTGGCACTTTGGACGTACCTCGTATTACCGGACCTCAGTGGCATGAACTACTGGTAACAGTAGAAAAAGAATTTGACG tattaaacAATTACGGTTATGGAAAATGA
- the LOC100160097 gene encoding alpha-tocopherol transfer protein-like isoform X2, giving the protein MAKPKGCEAFLSDLDKLPCMQIGEFKLRLELDDDLSPELLEVAVKELRETPEQQEKSIAELKELLKKDSDLKAPIDNRAWLIRFLRPTKYYPESAYKLIKQYYQFKVKHSNIYDGLSPKTEKNIFDHDILHVLPKRDQGGRRILVIELGKKWKHKKCTLDEVYKGAVIFLEAAIMEPATQVAGAQVVFDMDGLSLQQTWQFSPPFAKRIVDWLQDAVPARVKGIHIVNQPILFNVVFNFFKPFLREKLRSRIVFHGTDRESLHKHLYQPCLPECYGGTLDVPRITGPQWHELLVTVEKEFDVLNNYGYGK; this is encoded by the exons GATGCGAGGCATTTTTATCGGATTTGGATAAATTGCCGTGCATGCAAATTGGGGAATTCAAGCTCCGTTTAGAACTGGACGACGACTTGTCACCAGAGTTGTTGGAAGTGGCTGTCAAAGAACTCAGAGAAACTCCCGAGCAGCAAGAAAAATCGATCGCTGAACTGAAAGAATTACTCAAAA aggaCAGTGATCTAAAAGCGCCCATAGACAACAGAGCGTGGCTTATTCGCTTTCTTCGTCCAACGAAATACTATCCGGAGAGCGCATACAAGCTG ATCAAACAATACTATCAATTCAAAGTGAAACACTCGAATATATACGATGGCCTATCGCCCAAGACTGAGAAAAACATTTTCGATCACGACATACTACATGTATTACCTAAACGTGACCAAGGCGGCCGCAGGATTTTAGTCATCGAATTAGGAA AGAAATGGAAGCACAAGAAGTGCACGTTGGACGAAGTGTACAAGGGAGCTGTGATATTCCTCGAAGCAGCCATAATGGAACCAGCCACCCAAGTAGCCGGAGCCCAAGTCGTTTTTGACATGGACGGTTTGTCATTGCAACAGACTTGGCAGTTTAGCCCACCGTTCGCCAAGAGGATTGTCGACTGGCTTCAA GACGCTGTTCCTGCGCGAGTCAAAGGAATCCACATTGTCAACCAACCGATTCTGTTCAACGTCGTCTTCAATTTCTTCAAACCATTCCTGAGGGAAAAATTACGGTCGAGG ATTGTCTTCCACGGTACCGACAGGGAGTCTTTGCACAAACACTTATACCAACCATGTCTACCGGAATGCTACGGTGGCACTTTGGACGTACCTCGTATTACCGGACCTCAGTGGCATGAACTACTGGTAACAGTAGAAAAAGAATTTGACG tattaaacAATTACGGTTATGGAAAATGA